CTGAACTGTGAATATTTTGTACGAGGGATCGCTAATTTTGAACGAGTTAGGCGGTCAAATGAGCCCTATTTTGGCGGGTGATTTCCATGCGTATTAGTCATTTTGTTGTCGCCAGCAGCCGTCTTGTCCGAGCTTGTCTGCTGAATCATCATTTATTTACCGTTCTACCAAAAGTTTCTTTCCATTCTAGTCATACAGCGATGGGTATACACCAGCTCGCCAAAGTTATTGCGGATTGCGCAGCATCGGGTGTGAAAGAACACGAGATCAAGAACTATTTTGGTAAGCTGTGACACAGTGTGAATCTTTGTTTGGCCATGAAGTACAAGcacaacaactttttttttaattgtcaagAATTGGCGTTTCACAAGCAGCAATTCATAATGCAGCCTTAgcttaaatttgaaaatattaaaccTTTTGGTGATTAGTGAGACAGAAAGAACTCCATGGAATAATATCTCTACTTCTGCAAACAATGTTGTTTTGGAATATGAAGTCAAAGATGATTATTTCACAACATGATTACATACACATGCGCGGTTCCCATCTCTTTACTGTagccatggaagtagaaccccagATGTGTTCTACTTCCATGCTGTAGCCTATACAGAAACAAAATATCCTTTTGTTATTGtgcattatagattaattcgtATGTGTTTTTCTTTCATTAACTGTTGCAGTAATTGCTCAAGTAATTGGAAGAGAAGGaagttattatattattttctttgatGGATACAGTAACCATGGTTACATATACCTTGGTATTCACAAATGAGAAATCCAAATTTTTGAATCAGTGAAGCAGTAttgtatttcaacattttgtgttCATATTTGTGGTTATGTGACATCGAATTGTTTTCCATTCTTCAAGGTCGTAAAGTTGCCATTGATGCATCCATGAGTATCTATCAGTTTTTGATAGCAGTACGACAAGATGGCAATGTTCTACAAACTGAGGACGGAGATACAACAAGGTGAATCATTAAAGGGTCTTATAACTGACGTAACTTTTTGTAAGACAACAGACgtgaagatacatgtatgtcgcTCACACAGCCATGTGCAGTGAAAATAAAGAAGAGTGCATGTTTAGGAATCAGTGATTACTGTTGAATTGTTAGTTTGTAACATTTAGTTGTGCCATTGCAATGATCATAAGTTGTACATAATTGCTATGAACATTGTTCATTTGTACAGTACCCTATAATGTTAACAGATAAAAATTGTTCTGAGTTGATCTAAACTTGCTTTTGTTGTAAGTGAACACATATTTGGTGAACTTTGAATGCAATGAAATTGCTGTACGATACGTCAGTGATGTGTTAAATATGGAAATGATGCACAGTAATGCATGGTAAATGTAGCCTGCGTCTGGTTGCCCTCATGAATTGGCCTATCTTCTTCGGGAAGGTATTTGAGTACGGAATGACACTATATatccaacatacatgtacatatttgttttacaGTTTAGGAAATAATCAATTTTACAGTCAAGATGCAATGCAGTTTTCAATCACACACCTACATAATATTCTTCCATCCATATCAGATGGAAAATACTAAAGACTGAAGGCAgtttataattttttgtttccACAGTCACTTGATGGGTATGTTTTACAGAACAATCAGAATGGTGGAAAATGGAATTAAACCTGTGTAAGTATAATCTGTATGGTTTTGGTCTCTGcattcacatatatacatttgtagttgtagATGGCTTTCTGTACATTAAAACTACATTGCACAACATTTAATTTTATTGGACTACTTGTTAGAAATAATTCAAGACCAAGAAAAAATTTATGTTTTGCTGGTGCTTTCAGGTAGACAGAATCTGTATCTTTCTGAAAAGGGTAAGGTGAAAATAAAGGCagatgagaaaaaaatattctgtATAACTGTATTTTACAATAGCTTTTATTGCAAGATAGAAAGAACTAGAGATCAAGTACAGATACTAGTTGTAGACTAGAAAACAGGTCATTAGGAAGATGTACTCAAATTATACAAAGGCTTCATGCCCTTTCTGAGAAAAAACTTGCCAGAAAGCTCAAAACCAACTATTCTTTTGTCATGCAGCTATGtgtttgatggtaaaccacCAGAGATGAAGTCAGGAGAGTTGTCAAAGAGAAAAGAGAAACGCGACGAAGCAGAAAAAGCCCTTGCCAAAGCTGAAGAGGCAGGCGAGACAgaaaacatcaacaaatttcaGAGAAGATTGGTGAAGGTGTCTCCCAAGCACAATGAAGAATGTAAAGAACTCCTTAAGTTAATGGGAATTCCGTACGTTAATGTGAGTTAATTATAGATTGGAACAAGTAATGGTTAAGGttttctgtaattttatttgACAGAATTAGcaaaaatatcatgaatatatttcattttcagtcaCAATGTGGACATTTGCATGTGTAGAATGGTAAATCTGCTGAAAGAGGTGAGGAGCGGTGGATGATATCCTGATCTAAAGTGACAACGACTGTGCTGGGGGctataaaatgtttattatgtCGTGTCAATGTAGACATTGTATAGTGACATTTGTAATTAGTATTTTCACTCAGATTGTTAAACTTTTAGAGCATCTTgtaaaaattgcaattttgacCATACAATGTAGACAGTCCCAGTAGAGAAGAAACACTGTCTTTGTTTAGACaaggtacatgtaatacaaccTGCGAAAAAACGCTGATGCAATTGTTTGACTGAAGTGAGCTCAGGAAAGACTTAAACAAAGACATAATTAGGTAAACTTGCCTCATTCCTGTTTATCACAAGCATGCAGTTACACTTTTCTCAAGTTGTAGACATTTTCTCATATTTTGCCTATGGGCTGGCAGTATGAACTTCGCCTGCCTGACAAGTATTACTATATCATGCTTCTATCTGAAATAATGGAAAGACTGCTTGAGTAAATTGCATACATTACATCCATCTAGTCATTCTAATAAAGGTAATCTGTGTCTTATACATTAACTTCTAGGCTCCTTGTGAAGCTGAAGCTCAGTGTGCAGAATTAGTGAAGACTGGTAAAGTGTTTGCCACGGCAACGGAAGATATGGACAGTTTAACATTTGGATCAGATGTCATGATTAGACATCTGACTTTCAGTGAAGCAAGGTATATACATGAAAAATGTTTATTGTAGTAAACTATCAACAACAAGCTGACACTTATACTCTGTGTCAAGTTATGTCATAATTTTAGATATCAAGTTCATGAAAATATCAGAATGCCATAGTTTTATCAGAGTTTCAACAATTTGAAGGTAGGATATAAAATGGGAATAATCACAACTTCCTGATTATTTTTAGAAAGAGACTCCCTGGTCTTACAAACTTACAAGGCTTCAAACATTAGGGTGGGTTGTTGTGAAGaatttgtttattgtgtctgatgaagaaaactgaagagtgttttgacatgtatgtatatacatgtttaacaacacagaaaacatatcacatattatattttttctctgTTATTGAACAGAAAAATGCCAATTCAGGAATATAAGTTGTCTCGTGTCACAGAAGAACTGGGATTGTCCCAAGACGAGGTAAGTTTTATGGTTTATATACAATTTAAGCAGTTCTGTTGTGCCTGATTCTTTATTCCATTGATTATACAGTTACTTGTCATTCTGAGATATATGCGAATGTTAAATGAAAACTTTTGGATCAATGACAACATTGTGTATCTATTCCCAGATGAGATTGATGGCAAAAGGTGTTTGAATAAAATACAGTGGATTTCAAAATACCTTTCAGTGGCTCTGTTTTATACAACCAGGtagaaactaataagaaacgacacatgctacattttaacattGCAGTAGGATTAAATGGCGTTGTGATGGGTAAATGGTTAGAGCGACAGGCTTTGAATCGGCAGGTTGAATATTCAAATTCGCcaagttattttttaattcactcAACTTTCATTTTTCTCTAGTTCATTGACCTGTGTATATTACTGGGATGTGACTACTGCGACTCTATCCGTGGTATTGGACCAAAAAGAGCCATAGAACTCATCAAACAGCACAGATCCATTGAGGAGGTCATTAAACACCTAGATACAAAGGTAAACTATACAGTCTGTGTTGTCTCACACACAATGCCCTACGAAAGAAAAATGTTCATATGTTGAAtttatgaatcaataaatgatGCTTAGAATTTCATCAAATGTAgtagatacacatatatacatatatattatgacTAGACAATAAAGcatatatttcatgatattaataataatatttttgcaTTCAAAAATGCTCTCTGACTCATATTCGGACATTGTTCTAGGTTCTGTCAAGAGAGGGCACTGTACACACTCCTTCATGCTTCAAAGACCCGGCAATGTCCTATACAGGCAATATGTGCAGGCAGAACAAACagataattttgttttcattacttTCACTTTAAGTCAAATAGAATATATTGTTCTTTGCCTTGATAATAAAAAGGTTGAAacatatatttgtttacaaaaaaaatctgaTCGTTTATTTCATCCATACTACAGAAATATCCTTTACCTGAAAACTGGCTGTACAAAGAGGCAAGACAGTTGTTCCAAAAACCTGAAGTGACCTCAGGAAAAGAGGTCGAGGTAAGAGGGTTTCCCAGATTCCACACTAACATAACTATACCACAGCAAGCACGGGGTATATTTCGTCCTGCTTGTGTATTACACAGTTTTGTGTATACCTTGCCCTACTTATGTAGCATTTCAAACAAATGTTGTTCTGCATTATGTAATTTTGTAGTTGAAAATTTGTGACATGAAAAAAGTCTGGAGACCTGTAGAAACAATGACATGCTTTTCCATATTGCGTTATTATTGTTTCAGCTTAAATGGGGTGAACCTGATGAGGAGCCATTGGTGGAATATatggtgaagaaaaaaaatttcaggTGAGTACAAATTATCTATGACATGATATCTGGTTGTATCAAAAAGCCACtgaatgatattttgaaattcggtgtacatacatgtacacttatatAGTTTAGACATCCAGAATTGCTACATAACAACACAACGGTAggttaaaacatttttttgtacaaacatCCATGTGCAGACGCTCATATCACTTTTGACTAGGGGAACATAGAAAATATAAATTAGCACAATAAATAGTTGGTATATGGCTTTGATGTAGACTTATCAAAAACATTTTGGTGTTGACTACTTTAACATTCATCTTACCTTGTAAATGACAATACCACTGTATTTTGTTTCCTTTATACAGTGAGGATCGTATTCGTAATGGAATCAAGAAATTAGTAAAGGCAAGACACACTTCAACACAAGGAAGACTTGATAGTTTCTTCACGATAAAATCATCACCAGCATCAACAAAGAGAAAGGTAGGTTTTTAATCCGAGGATGACGATACATAATTCTCCCAGTTTCAGAGCCATTCAGACTGCgtaattaatgtaattttgtCAGTGTGATCAGAAATAGAGGAAATGAAACGTAGCTATTGTTACAAATTTACTATTCCATAGTGTCTATATATTTCACTGTTCGACATTATGGAAATTGTGTTAATTATTTTTGCTGCacaagaaattcagaatgtacAAATTAATGTTTTCTTGTCCAGATATTGTTTATAGCTCTAGATTTGACAGATGGTaatatatagcgccctctacagTATATTTATGTATGCTGCTGCCTTGCCAAGGATTAAACGTGAAAATTacagaatttcaaaattttatgtaaaaaaatgacgttttctgaatgtttactcatttctTTCTCTTCCATAGGATACACCTGGTAAAAAAGGCCCAcagtcaaaaaaggcgaaaacATCAGGTGGTGGTTTCAGGAAACCAAAGTAAAATGAGACTGTCTCATAAATTATAGCAATCAACAAATTAATCAGAATATTTGATCTTTTCATGTAGATAATGACCTTTGTAGAGAATCCAATGATTTGATTCAAGTAATAGACACTGcttttcaacaaaattaagttttttgacaaattattCAGACATCAAGATAGCgagacttttttttttgtggggGCTGGAAAGTTGGTAATTTGTACCTACACTAATTAGTAAAGTTTCCCCTCATTTCCATACCTCAAACCATTGACTTGACTTCCCCCAATTAAGTTTTAGGTGAATGAATGTAACATTGTTAGTATTATCACGTTTCCCAATTTTAGTTTCGGTAGTACTATAACCTTAGCATAGAGTTCGTAATGACAATTTTCATCTCTCAGtgctgcatatacatgtatgatcatATCAGCATCATTTACACGCTATTACACTATATTGTACACTCTCTTTGTATTTGATaagaaaataaagacaaagtGTAATTTAGAAAGTCTTGGGTGTGTTCTTTTGACATAGTTCTTCTTGCTGGATGTCCACTCTGATCATCAGCAACTTAGTGTACGCACACATTGCAacatgaacagcgccctctatctaCAAATGTGCTTATGCTCTGGAGCATTACTATTCTGgtcaacatgttgatacaacagtgattaGCTATTGATTGGATGTTCATTTAATTATAATCTCAGTAGGGGAGTTCAAGTTCCATGAACTGACAGTGTAGTGCATTGGGACTTCCGATGTTGACACTATCTTGATAACaaggtgattagaattgcacaacagaagAACCACAATcccccacttgtgtaatctaacTCATTgtagaacaatagatttagtttgcgtctatcttagtaaaccgaaggctggattaccagagcAATAGCTTACTGTCAACTCCACACACAGGattctacatgtactactagaGAGGAGAGACTTTGACGGGAATAGTAGGTTTCTGATGGGGAGAGGTGTTCACAGTCGAACACAGCACAAAACTGAGAGAGGGTAATCAGTCTACAGCACAAAAATGCACAATTTGTAGTTTTGATATCTTTGGTTTGTGTATTTTCATAGACaaactttgttttcatttttatgttttgtGAAGCGCAATGGCAGTTTATTGGCATTTTGGATTTTGGTGCCATACAAATTGTTATTTTATCCTATCTTTATTTTGAGATAGTAAAACCCgaaagtctctgggctatcaGAAAGGAGACAAGGAGACAGAAGTAACACGGTAGTGTAATGAATACATTGGAAGTATAGCAACACAATAAACTGTATGACAAAGACCAAcaacaaattaatatttcactCAAGACCAACAcatgaattatataatttgAACAGAATAGTGTGATATTTATTACCTCTATGCACATATTTACAGAAAGTAGAATATAAACCGTCAATCTaatgaacagaaaaaaatatatatttggcATAGACTTCTTAATTACAATTAATAATGGATAGAGTTATGCACACATCCTGTCATGTTAAAACAACTCTGAAGTTAAATGATCATATTGAATAAATTTTTGAAAGTATAAAGTACTAGTTTTAAAACAAGAAGTGGACGGAACTGAAGTTTTCATGCAAGTATATTAACATTGTAAAATGCATTGTACTTCCATACACCCTACAAGATGCATACGTCTACGGTTGTATCTATGTATAATTTGGTCAACCCAGTGTCGATGGCTTTAACAACCCATATTTCAATGCATCTATGGTTcctatttttgaaaaatcattGTACATCTTGGGactaaaaaaaatgtcagactggttatcaaaacattttgtatatttacagacaAGGTTGGTGTTTATTAATATTAGACCAAGAGCTAGCTGAAAAAATTGGCAACTCAGAAAGGTAATGTGATTATAAGATCTGTTTTCAAATCAGCTGCTGTTGGCTGCAACTGAAAGCATAAGATCAGAATATGACAAATTGACTAACCACACAGAGTAAGTAATGTCTGGTATGTAGTTTTACTACCAtaccagagagactatagagtttgaattaGGCAACAcaagattttttttatgtctcacaCAAGGTTTACTgttaataattacacaaacaataGCCCaaaagcatataaaatgatacgtTTCATCTCACTGTGAACAAATCGACATCCTGTTGTTGAATGAGACAAGGgaaatcaaacacaaaacttaACATTTGTGGTTAGTGAGATACAATGCAGCATAGTACACATGCGAacactatcagtgtctgtactttgtataatttgtaacaaaaacatagtgtgagatgtaaaaaaacattgtgtcacCGAATTGAAAGTCTAATGTCTCTCTGGTTAGGTAGTACCTTAGCACACAGACAACTGAGAAGAAGAAATGTTGACAATCTGTCTTGATACTTGTCTGTGCGTAGCATCAGCCATAGATAGGAGTTTTTAAGCTGTGAattatattatgtacaatgaaattatattatgtaaatttacactACAACTGACACGGTAGGTTAACAACTTtattaaattatacatattaaCAAATTAAGTGTGTTATTTTGATTGAATGGAAGGAACAGTATCTAGGAAAAACAAAATCTTGCCCATAATAAGTGGCAGTCCACAGACTGTgataacaaaacatattttgacataatatattataaactCTCTCTTCAGGACATTGCAAATGTTTAGTTTAGATCCGTTAATACTCcgtatatataatttaataccATGTATTGTCAATGCTTACTTCAAAGAGGACTTCCTGGACTTGGA
This portion of the Glandiceps talaboti chromosome 7, keGlaTala1.1, whole genome shotgun sequence genome encodes:
- the LOC144437749 gene encoding flap endonuclease 1-like, translated to MGIHQLAKVIADCAASGVKEHEIKNYFGRKVAIDASMSIYQFLIAVRQDGNVLQTEDGDTTSHLMGMFYRTIRMVENGIKPVYVFDGKPPEMKSGELSKRKEKRDEAEKALAKAEEAGETENINKFQRRLVKVSPKHNEECKELLKLMGIPYVNAPCEAEAQCAELVKTGKVFATATEDMDSLTFGSDVMIRHLTFSEARKMPIQEYKLSRVTEELGLSQDEFIDLCILLGCDYCDSIRGIGPKRAIELIKQHRSIEEVIKHLDTKKYPLPENWLYKEARQLFQKPEVTSGKEVELKWGEPDEEPLVEYMVKKKNFSEDRIRNGIKKLVKARHTSTQGRLDSFFTIKSSPASTKRKDTPGKKGPQSKKAKTSGGGFRKPK